The following are encoded together in the Chloroflexota bacterium genome:
- a CDS encoding AAA family ATPase — MGMTIDSDIRRRAAARRSPLTFVRENWRAITLYLVITGALLLGLTQATEITVGILQFIAQLLFAMMFLIVQFGALFYILGRGRTYWVQPGETGVWFSDYRGNDQILEVARRVVTLLRGVREFKRMGGETIRGLLLEGPPGTGKSYLAQVMASEAGLPFGYLSAPSLQAMFIGIGPLRVRMLYGKARKLARRHGGCIVFIDEIDAIGTSRTSQTGGGMGMGMGMGGMFGGGGLGLLNELLLQMDPPNFDSGMFSRLLRTLGLKKGRALPPPVLTVGATNIASVLDQALLRPGRFDRKIHVDKPDFEGRKDIIEYYLAKVRHEEMPIDRMGNDTIDYTPVAIKYVLNEAVIHAHFDGRDAISYADFSRARENHEWGLREPIRGLTQEDRRRLAYHEAGHAIAQVKLKHWERLTKVTIIRHGSALGLAAYKPVEEKRVLVREELLASIQVSLASRAAEELFIGSPTVGVTSDFAHATHMAFHMLSVWGMDGSFYSTLPFGPAVSATAPDMKRKIDQILDQEYRKVKSLLTQYSGAMHDLAQLLIDQDEVDGQDVEDMVTRYDEMIAAGNEPKALPEPPVLVTAGVSAPEPYVFGSDDASNGASGPNGSSSDNGAPSEERGSD, encoded by the coding sequence ATGGGCATGACCATCGACTCTGATATTCGGCGACGCGCCGCCGCCCGGCGGAGCCCGCTGACCTTCGTGCGCGAGAACTGGCGCGCGATCACGCTCTACCTGGTCATCACGGGTGCGCTGCTGCTGGGGCTGACCCAGGCCACCGAGATCACGGTCGGGATCCTGCAGTTCATCGCGCAGTTGCTGTTCGCGATGATGTTCCTGATCGTCCAGTTCGGCGCGCTGTTCTACATCCTGGGGCGAGGCCGGACCTATTGGGTGCAGCCGGGCGAGACCGGCGTGTGGTTCTCGGACTACCGGGGCAACGATCAGATCCTGGAGGTCGCGCGGCGCGTGGTGACACTGCTGCGCGGCGTGCGCGAGTTCAAGCGCATGGGCGGTGAGACCATCCGCGGGCTGCTGCTCGAGGGACCGCCCGGAACCGGCAAGAGCTATCTGGCGCAGGTCATGGCCAGCGAGGCCGGGTTGCCGTTCGGCTACCTCTCCGCCCCGAGCCTGCAAGCCATGTTCATCGGCATCGGCCCGCTGCGCGTCCGCATGCTCTACGGCAAGGCGCGCAAGCTGGCCCGGCGCCATGGCGGCTGCATTGTCTTCATCGACGAGATCGACGCCATTGGCACCTCCCGCACCAGCCAGACGGGCGGCGGCATGGGCATGGGCATGGGCATGGGCGGCATGTTTGGCGGCGGCGGGCTGGGGCTGCTCAACGAGCTGCTGCTGCAGATGGACCCGCCCAACTTCGACAGCGGCATGTTCTCGCGGCTGCTGCGCACGCTTGGCCTCAAGAAAGGCCGCGCGCTGCCGCCGCCGGTGCTCACCGTCGGCGCCACGAACATCGCCTCCGTGCTCGACCAGGCGCTGCTGCGGCCCGGCCGGTTCGACCGCAAGATCCACGTCGACAAGCCCGACTTCGAAGGCCGCAAAGACATCATCGAGTACTACCTGGCGAAGGTGCGGCACGAAGAGATGCCCATCGACCGCATGGGCAACGACACCATCGACTACACCCCGGTCGCGATCAAATACGTCCTCAACGAGGCCGTGATCCACGCCCACTTCGACGGCCGCGACGCCATCTCCTACGCCGACTTCTCACGCGCGCGTGAGAACCACGAATGGGGCCTGCGCGAGCCGATCCGCGGCCTCACGCAGGAAGACCGCCGCCGCCTCGCCTACCACGAGGCCGGGCACGCCATCGCCCAGGTCAAGCTCAAGCACTGGGAGCGGCTCACCAAGGTCACCATCATTCGGCACGGCAGCGCCCTCGGCCTGGCCGCCTACAAGCCGGTCGAGGAAAAGCGCGTGCTGGTGCGCGAGGAGTTGCTCGCCAGCATCCAGGTGTCGCTGGCCAGCCGCGCGGCGGAGGAGCTGTTCATCGGCTCGCCGACCGTGGGCGTCACGTCCGACTTCGCGCACGCCACGCACATGGCCTTCCACATGCTCAGCGTGTGGGGCATGGACGGGAGCTTCTACTCGACCCTGCCGTTCGGCCCGGCCGTGTCCGCCACGGCGCCCGACATGAAGCGCAAGATCGACCAGATCCTGGACCAGGAGTACCGCAAGGTGAAGTCCTTGCTCACGCAGTACTCCGGCGCCATGCACGACCTGGCGCAACTGCTCATCGACCAGGATGAGGTCGACGGCCAGGACGTCGAGGACATGGTCACGCGCTACGACGAGATGATCGCCGCCGGCAACGAGCCCAAGGCGCTGCCCGAGCCGCCCGTGCTGGTGACGGCCGGCGTCTCCGCGCCCGAGCCCTACGTCTTCGGCAGCGACGACGCTTCGAATGGCGCAAGTGGTCCGAACGGCTCCTCCTCGGACAACGGCGCGCCAAGCGAGGAACGCGGGTCCGACTAG
- a CDS encoding AAA family ATPase encodes MTELSAEAVRWTCDPDTLSFESTAELERPDALIGQERAERSLEFGVDIRSPGFNIFAMGLPGTGRTSMIFERLRAVADGRPTPPDWCYVHNFDEPHRPRALRLPPGAAPEFRRHMADLVEALQVEMARAFATDEYEAQRRGIAQLEQAERQAALQDLNRRAQASGLAIVQTPVGLSVAAVRDGQPLTPEALRQLPESERSAIQQARQVVDGALADTMRALRRRQRQARDQLHALNVDVARSVVRPLLEDLREAYRSHDGVTAYLLAVERHATENFEVFRESEDGDATPDRTARRPADPLVPYQVNVLVTHAPDSGAPLVREGHPTYPNLFGQIEQRQTMGVVSTDFTMIKPGALHAANGGFLVVQAEDVLPNVAAYDGLKRALRDQVIRIETAAEGFGLAPPARLDPEPVPLDVKVALVGAPWVYYLLHDVDPDFGDLFKVRAEFDTEIELNDANMNRYARFIAARCHDEDLPHFDRTAVARVVEEGVRLAQDRRRLSTRFGDLSDIIREAGHWARRAGADVVAEEHVWSSIDERIRRSNLTEEKIRDRIADGTVMVEIEGAAVGQVNGLSVVGLGGHEFGQVHRISARTYPGRDGVLSIDREAKLTGPIHDKGAMILSGFVSGTFGIEGPLSLSATLVFEQSYGGIEGDSASSAELYALLSSLSGLPLRQDVAVTGSVNQHGQVQAVGGVTQKVEGFFDLCRRRGLTGAQGVLLPAANARHLTLRWDVAKAIDAGEFHVYTTDTIGGGIELLTGVRAGSAAASRRYHPDSVFGMVQARLALFGRRWHDGPAR; translated from the coding sequence GTGACCGAGCTATCCGCCGAGGCGGTGCGTTGGACGTGCGATCCGGACACGCTGAGCTTCGAGTCCACCGCCGAGCTCGAGCGGCCGGACGCGTTGATCGGCCAGGAGCGCGCCGAGCGATCGTTGGAGTTCGGCGTGGACATCCGCAGTCCCGGATTCAACATCTTCGCCATGGGGCTTCCGGGCACCGGGCGCACGTCCATGATCTTCGAGCGACTGCGCGCCGTGGCGGACGGCCGTCCCACCCCGCCCGATTGGTGCTACGTCCACAACTTCGACGAGCCGCACCGCCCGCGTGCGCTGCGACTGCCGCCGGGCGCCGCGCCGGAATTTCGGCGGCATATGGCCGACTTGGTCGAAGCGCTCCAAGTCGAGATGGCGCGGGCCTTTGCCACCGATGAATACGAGGCGCAGCGGCGCGGCATCGCGCAGCTTGAACAGGCGGAGCGGCAGGCAGCGCTGCAGGACCTGAACCGTCGCGCCCAGGCTTCCGGCCTTGCCATCGTCCAGACGCCGGTGGGCCTCAGCGTGGCCGCGGTGCGCGACGGTCAGCCGCTGACGCCGGAGGCGCTGCGGCAACTGCCGGAGTCCGAGCGCAGCGCCATTCAGCAAGCCCGGCAGGTCGTGGACGGCGCCCTGGCGGACACCATGCGGGCGCTCCGCCGGCGACAACGCCAGGCGCGCGACCAACTGCACGCGCTCAACGTCGACGTGGCGCGCAGCGTCGTCCGGCCGCTGCTCGAAGATCTGCGCGAGGCCTACCGCAGCCACGATGGCGTCACGGCGTACTTGCTCGCGGTCGAACGGCATGCGACCGAGAACTTCGAAGTCTTCCGCGAGAGCGAGGACGGCGACGCGACGCCGGACCGCACGGCGCGCCGCCCGGCCGACCCCCTCGTGCCCTATCAGGTCAACGTGCTCGTGACCCATGCCCCCGACAGCGGGGCGCCGTTGGTCCGCGAAGGACACCCCACCTACCCCAACCTCTTCGGCCAGATCGAGCAGCGCCAGACCATGGGCGTCGTCTCCACCGACTTCACCATGATCAAGCCCGGCGCGCTCCACGCGGCGAACGGTGGGTTCCTGGTCGTGCAGGCGGAGGACGTGCTCCCCAACGTGGCCGCGTATGACGGGCTCAAGCGGGCGCTGCGCGATCAGGTGATCCGCATCGAAACCGCGGCGGAGGGCTTTGGGTTGGCTCCACCGGCGCGTCTCGATCCCGAGCCCGTTCCGCTGGATGTCAAAGTCGCGCTGGTGGGCGCGCCGTGGGTCTACTACCTGCTCCACGACGTGGATCCCGACTTCGGCGACCTGTTCAAAGTCCGCGCCGAGTTCGACACCGAGATCGAGCTCAACGACGCCAACATGAACCGCTATGCCCGGTTCATCGCCGCCCGCTGTCACGACGAAGACTTGCCGCATTTCGACCGCACGGCCGTCGCGCGCGTGGTCGAGGAAGGCGTGCGATTGGCGCAGGACCGCCGCCGCCTGTCCACCCGGTTTGGCGATCTCAGCGACATCATCCGGGAAGCCGGGCACTGGGCGCGCCGGGCGGGGGCCGACGTGGTCGCCGAGGAGCACGTCTGGTCGTCGATCGACGAGCGCATCCGCCGCAGCAACCTCACCGAGGAGAAGATCCGCGACCGGATCGCCGACGGCACCGTGATGGTGGAGATCGAAGGCGCGGCGGTCGGGCAGGTCAATGGTCTGTCCGTCGTCGGCCTGGGCGGCCACGAGTTCGGCCAGGTGCACCGCATCTCGGCGCGCACTTACCCCGGACGCGACGGCGTGCTCAGCATCGATCGCGAGGCCAAGCTCACCGGGCCCATCCACGACAAGGGCGCCATGATCCTGTCCGGGTTCGTGAGCGGCACGTTCGGGATCGAGGGGCCGCTCAGCCTCAGCGCCACCCTGGTCTTCGAGCAGTCCTACGGCGGCATCGAGGGCGACAGCGCCTCCTCCGCCGAGCTCTACGCGTTGCTCTCGAGCCTCAGCGGTTTGCCGCTGCGCCAGGACGTGGCCGTGACGGGCTCAGTGAATCAACACGGCCAGGTCCAGGCCGTCGGCGGCGTAACGCAGAAGGTCGAGGGGTTCTTCGATCTCTGCCGCCGGCGCGGGCTCACCGGGGCGCAGGGCGTGCTGCTGCCGGCGGCGAACGCCAGGCACCTCACGCTGCGGTGGGACGTGGCCAAGGCCATCGACGCCGGGGAGTTCCACGTCTACACCACGGATACGATTGGCGGCGGTATTGAGTTGCTCACGGGCGTGCGCGCCGGGTCCGCCGCCGCGAGCAGGCGTTATCACCCCGACTCGGTCTTCGGCATGGTGCAGGCGCGTCTGGCCCTGTTTGGCCGCCGCTGGCACGACGGACCCGCCCGCTAG
- a CDS encoding D-2-hydroxyacid dehydrogenase: MIDYPMGTSADWDPLRTEFPDDDFAWAAELDASLPALRDAEVIGAARPLGPGVLDAAPNVRWVQVFSAGVEAYLESPGLKERDLVLTNVKVVLGTHVAETGIALLTGLSRGIGPAVLAQREHRWDPSIQVDELTGKRALVVGAGGIGRALARRLDGLEVEVRAVDIYPQEPDDYIREVRPVSEMPAMLPDTDILAICCPSTAETQRLIDKSVFDLLPDEAYLINISRGAVVDTPALVAALRGGRLRGAGLDVLDQEPPPPDHPIWSFPNVMITPHNGGASPMRVVRIREFFASNLRRYKAGEPLENVVDVEAGF, from the coding sequence GTGATCGACTACCCGATGGGCACCAGCGCCGACTGGGATCCCTTGCGTACCGAGTTTCCGGACGACGACTTTGCCTGGGCCGCCGAGCTCGACGCCTCACTCCCCGCCCTGCGCGATGCGGAGGTGATCGGCGCCGCGCGACCGCTCGGTCCCGGCGTCCTCGACGCGGCGCCGAACGTGCGCTGGGTCCAGGTCTTTTCCGCTGGCGTCGAGGCGTACCTGGAATCTCCGGGCCTCAAGGAACGCGACCTGGTGTTGACCAATGTGAAGGTGGTGCTGGGTACCCATGTGGCCGAAACCGGCATCGCCCTGCTCACGGGACTCTCGCGCGGCATCGGGCCGGCGGTGCTGGCCCAGCGGGAGCATCGCTGGGATCCGTCGATCCAGGTGGACGAGCTGACCGGCAAGCGGGCGCTGGTGGTCGGCGCGGGCGGCATCGGCCGCGCGCTGGCCCGCCGGCTGGACGGCCTCGAGGTCGAGGTCCGCGCCGTGGACATCTACCCGCAGGAGCCGGACGACTACATCCGCGAGGTGCGGCCGGTGAGCGAGATGCCCGCCATGCTGCCCGACACCGACATCCTGGCGATCTGCTGCCCCAGCACGGCCGAGACCCAGCGTCTGATTGACAAGAGCGTCTTCGACCTCTTGCCCGACGAGGCCTACCTGATCAACATCTCGCGCGGCGCGGTGGTGGACACGCCGGCGCTCGTCGCGGCGCTGCGCGGCGGCAGGCTGCGCGGCGCGGGTCTCGACGTGCTCGACCAGGAGCCGCCGCCGCCCGATCACCCGATCTGGAGCTTTCCCAACGTGATGATCACGCCACACAACGGCGGGGCGTCGCCCATGCGCGTGGTCCGGATCCGCGAGTTCTTCGCGAGCAACCTGCGCCGCTATAAGGCGGGCGAGCCGCTGGAGAACGTGGTGGACGTCGAAGCCGGATTCTGA
- a CDS encoding creatininase family protein gives MADLPRSLRLTHMTWPEVKAARDGVRLVAIPLGSIEQHGPNTSLDTDLVIAEDLTLRLAERFHPQILVAPTIPYGMSAYHMGFPGTVTLRAQTYLHVIEDNVTSLLHHGFDSFLFTNWHTGNESALILALQTLPARLPVRFMAGISLYDLEDETLAKRIMQSGTGGHADELETAELLAVRPDRVKTGALEAAALRGGLRSPRNRFWRRGIRMNTDFSDFTANGAVGDARLATVEDGREMIEAIERRADELIEQLLEAPEELIAQGRLLRWRDGTGGA, from the coding sequence ATGGCTGACCTTCCACGATCCCTGCGACTGACCCACATGACCTGGCCCGAGGTCAAGGCGGCGCGCGACGGAGTGCGGCTGGTCGCAATCCCGCTGGGGTCCATCGAGCAGCACGGACCGAATACCTCGCTCGACACCGATCTCGTCATCGCGGAGGACCTGACGCTGCGCCTGGCGGAGCGCTTTCACCCGCAGATTCTGGTCGCACCGACCATTCCCTACGGCATGTCGGCCTATCACATGGGCTTTCCCGGCACCGTCACGCTGCGTGCGCAGACCTATCTGCACGTGATCGAGGACAACGTGACGTCGCTGCTGCATCACGGGTTCGATTCGTTCCTCTTTACCAACTGGCACACCGGCAACGAGTCCGCCCTGATCCTGGCGCTGCAAACCTTGCCCGCGCGGCTGCCGGTGCGGTTCATGGCCGGCATCTCGCTCTATGACCTGGAAGACGAGACGCTCGCCAAGCGCATCATGCAGTCGGGCACCGGAGGCCACGCCGACGAGTTGGAAACGGCGGAGCTGCTGGCGGTGCGTCCGGACCGGGTGAAGACTGGCGCGCTGGAGGCCGCAGCCCTGCGCGGCGGCCTGCGCTCGCCGCGCAATCGCTTCTGGCGTCGCGGCATCCGCATGAATACCGATTTCTCCGACTTCACCGCCAACGGCGCGGTCGGCGACGCCCGGCTGGCGACGGTGGAGGACGGTCGCGAGATGATCGAGGCGATCGAGCGGCGCGCCGACGAATTGATCGAGCAGTTGCTGGAGGCGCCGGAAGAGCTGATTGCGCAGGGGCGGCTGCTGCGGTGGCGCGATGGGACGGGCGGCGCATGA
- a CDS encoding SDR family oxidoreductase, translated as MDLQLTGLAAAVTGGSEGIGRAIAAALAAEGCDVAIGARRAEPLQRAAEEIRAATGRRVEALPLDVTDAQQPHDFVEAAARRLGRLDILVNNAGTSAASPFEDVDDAAWEADLQLKVYGAIRCTRAAIPHLRAAGGGAIVNMTTVGGKQPAAASVPTSVSRAAGIGLTKALSKDLAADRIRVNTVMLGSIRSMQWERRWRSGSANVSLEDYYASMGSDIPLGRIGRAEEVADLVAFLVSPRAAYITGTAVAIDGGTGNVI; from the coding sequence GTGGACCTCCAGCTGACGGGGCTCGCCGCCGCCGTCACCGGCGGCAGCGAAGGCATCGGCCGGGCCATTGCGGCTGCGCTGGCGGCCGAGGGCTGCGACGTCGCCATCGGCGCCCGGCGTGCCGAACCGCTGCAGCGGGCCGCTGAGGAGATCCGCGCCGCCACCGGACGCCGCGTCGAGGCGCTCCCGCTGGACGTGACCGATGCGCAACAGCCGCACGATTTCGTGGAAGCCGCCGCCCGGCGGCTCGGCCGCCTGGACATCCTGGTCAATAACGCCGGCACCTCCGCCGCCTCGCCCTTTGAGGACGTCGACGACGCGGCCTGGGAGGCCGATTTGCAGCTCAAGGTCTACGGCGCCATCCGCTGCACGCGCGCGGCCATCCCGCATCTCCGCGCGGCCGGCGGCGGCGCCATCGTCAACATGACCACCGTCGGCGGCAAGCAGCCGGCCGCCGCGTCGGTGCCGACCTCGGTGAGTCGCGCCGCGGGCATCGGGCTCACCAAGGCGCTCTCCAAGGACCTCGCCGCCGATCGCATTCGCGTCAACACCGTCATGCTGGGCTCGATTCGGAGCATGCAGTGGGAGCGCCGTTGGCGCAGCGGATCGGCGAACGTCTCGCTCGAGGACTACTACGCCAGCATGGGGTCCGACATCCCGCTCGGACGAATTGGTCGCGCCGAAGAAGTCGCCGACCTGGTGGCGTTCCTCGTCTCGCCGCGCGCCGCCTATATCACCGGCACCGCCGTCGCCATCGACGGCGGCACGGGCAACGTCATCTAG
- a CDS encoding type III pantothenate kinase, whose amino-acid sequence MILAVDIGNTDVTCGVIDDATVRARWALHSDLNRTENEFADLLRAMLAYVDAGPIVHAVVGSVVPALTPRISDALAAVTTTPPVVVRAEAVPGIRLRVDEPAQVGVDRVANAVAAREEVGGPVIVADLGSVTTFDVVDAQGDLRGVVIAPGIRALGEALTASGAQLPKIDIERPEGLVGRNTVDAMRAGVYWGYVELARGVIGRLTAEPGGPWKVVATGGLAARLAADVGGFERVDADLTLKGLARIHQAMTGE is encoded by the coding sequence GTGATTCTGGCTGTCGACATTGGTAATACCGACGTCACGTGCGGCGTCATCGACGACGCCACGGTCCGAGCGCGCTGGGCGTTGCACAGCGACCTCAATCGCACCGAGAACGAGTTCGCCGACCTGCTGCGAGCGATGCTGGCCTACGTCGATGCCGGCCCAATCGTCCACGCCGTCGTTGGCTCCGTGGTTCCGGCCCTGACGCCGCGCATCAGCGATGCCCTGGCCGCGGTCACAACGACGCCGCCCGTCGTCGTGCGCGCCGAAGCGGTGCCGGGAATCCGGCTGCGCGTCGATGAGCCGGCGCAGGTGGGCGTCGACCGCGTGGCCAACGCCGTCGCCGCGCGCGAGGAGGTCGGAGGGCCGGTCATCGTCGCCGACCTCGGCAGCGTCACCACCTTCGACGTGGTCGATGCCCAGGGCGACCTGCGCGGCGTCGTCATCGCGCCAGGCATCCGAGCGCTCGGCGAGGCGCTCACGGCCTCGGGGGCACAATTGCCGAAGATTGACATCGAACGGCCGGAAGGGCTCGTGGGTCGCAACACGGTCGATGCGATGCGCGCCGGCGTCTACTGGGGCTACGTGGAGCTCGCGCGCGGCGTGATCGGTCGGCTCACCGCCGAGCCCGGCGGACCCTGGAAGGTCGTCGCTACCGGCGGTCTGGCGGCCCGGCTCGCCGCGGACGTGGGGGGATTCGAGCGCGTGGACGCCGACCTCACGCTGAAGGGCCTGGCCCGCATTCACCAGGCAATGACGGGCGAATGA
- the coaBC gene encoding bifunctional phosphopantothenoylcysteine decarboxylase/phosphopantothenate--cysteine ligase CoaBC, whose amino-acid sequence MSVLAGARVVLGVTGSIAAYKAAELASALTQSGAQVDVALSRSAEQFVAPMTFEALTQRQVVTADTPMTPEHRIAHVELGRAADVVVIAPATATTIARLALGLAEDAVTEIALVSAAPLVVAPAMEPGMLAHPATQANLDALQGRGVHVVPPDEGRLASGATGQGRLPPTETLVDAVRLVLGRSGPLAGRSIVVSAGGTREFMDPVRYIGNRATGRQGVALARAAVERGADVRLVIGAATVDPPYGVTTQQVESAGAMLEALQAATQDCDALIMNAAVGDFRPAEQSAGKIKRRAGVPTVGLVENPSLLAALSGDFVRVAFAAETDDHEANARAKLHELELDAVVVNDVAGDDRGFAAATNAVTMLTRGGGRREVSLRSKAAVADAVLDLVQELIDAK is encoded by the coding sequence ATGAGCGTGCTGGCGGGCGCGCGGGTCGTCCTCGGCGTCACCGGCAGCATCGCCGCCTACAAGGCGGCCGAGCTGGCCAGCGCGCTCACGCAGTCCGGCGCGCAGGTGGATGTGGCGCTCTCGCGAAGCGCCGAGCAATTCGTCGCGCCGATGACCTTCGAGGCGCTCACCCAGCGCCAGGTCGTCACGGCGGACACGCCAATGACGCCCGAGCATCGCATCGCCCACGTCGAGCTGGGCCGCGCGGCCGACGTCGTCGTCATCGCCCCGGCCACCGCGACCACCATCGCGCGTCTGGCGCTCGGTCTGGCCGAGGACGCGGTCACGGAGATCGCGCTGGTCAGCGCCGCTCCGCTGGTGGTCGCGCCCGCGATGGAGCCCGGCATGCTGGCGCATCCCGCCACGCAAGCCAACCTCGACGCCCTGCAAGGCCGCGGGGTGCACGTCGTCCCGCCGGACGAGGGGCGGCTCGCGTCGGGAGCGACCGGACAGGGCCGGTTGCCGCCTACGGAAACCCTCGTCGATGCCGTGCGGCTCGTGCTGGGGCGGTCCGGGCCGCTGGCGGGCCGCTCGATCGTGGTCTCTGCCGGGGGGACCCGTGAGTTCATGGACCCCGTGCGCTATATCGGAAACCGCGCCACGGGTCGCCAGGGCGTGGCCCTTGCCCGCGCCGCGGTCGAGCGCGGGGCCGACGTGCGGCTCGTGATTGGCGCGGCAACCGTGGATCCGCCCTATGGCGTCACGACTCAACAGGTGGAGTCGGCCGGCGCCATGTTGGAAGCCCTGCAAGCCGCGACCCAAGATTGCGACGCCCTCATCATGAACGCCGCGGTGGGCGATTTCCGTCCGGCCGAGCAGTCGGCGGGCAAAATCAAGCGCCGCGCCGGCGTGCCCACGGTTGGATTGGTGGAGAATCCGAGTCTGCTGGCGGCGCTCAGCGGCGATTTCGTGCGGGTGGCCTTCGCCGCGGAGACCGACGACCACGAAGCCAATGCCCGGGCCAAGCTTCACGAGCTGGAGCTCGACGCGGTGGTGGTCAACGACGTGGCGGGTGACGATCGCGGCTTCGCCGCCGCCACCAACGCGGTCACCATGCTCACCCGCGGCGGCGGGCGCCGCGAAGTTTCGCTGCGGAGCAAGGCGGCGGTGGCCGACGCCGTGCTCGATCTGGTGCAAGAGCTGATCGACGCGAAATAG
- a CDS encoding creatininase family protein gives MTAAPQPPMVLAQQSWSELASVLNDIELVLIPIGSTEQHGPNLGLGQDHLIAQAFCELAAERLRPRLLSTPAIPWGISDHHMNFPGSMTLRPETFLDLLEDVINSLVHHGLRRFLLVNGHGGNKALAGAAIQDFGMRLDVDFVGAVSHGMLDPEEAQASIRGDLPTGHADEFETSYAYYLDPTLVREGALVRAEMDERFYAFRMKLAEFDLEWPNPEGALTRNGALGDATRGTREAGEALIEGAIAELGEMVGFLREHAPRWNGPPNGQLRWGRRERG, from the coding sequence ATGACCGCCGCGCCGCAGCCGCCAATGGTCCTGGCCCAGCAGTCGTGGTCGGAGCTTGCGTCGGTGTTGAATGACATCGAGTTGGTGCTCATCCCGATCGGATCCACCGAGCAGCACGGGCCGAACCTGGGTCTGGGGCAGGATCACTTGATCGCGCAGGCGTTCTGCGAGCTGGCCGCCGAGCGGCTGCGCCCGCGCCTGCTGTCGACGCCGGCGATTCCGTGGGGCATCTCCGATCACCACATGAACTTTCCCGGCAGCATGACGCTGCGGCCGGAGACGTTCCTGGACCTGCTGGAGGACGTGATCAACAGCCTGGTCCACCACGGCTTGCGTCGGTTTCTGCTGGTGAACGGCCACGGCGGCAACAAAGCGCTGGCCGGCGCCGCCATCCAGGACTTTGGCATGCGGCTGGACGTGGACTTCGTGGGCGCGGTTTCTCACGGCATGCTCGACCCCGAGGAGGCGCAGGCTTCGATCCGCGGGGACTTGCCGACCGGACACGCGGACGAGTTCGAGACGTCGTACGCCTACTACCTGGACCCGACGCTCGTACGCGAGGGCGCCCTGGTCCGCGCCGAGATGGACGAGCGCTTCTACGCCTTCCGCATGAAGCTGGCCGAGTTCGACCTGGAATGGCCGAATCCCGAAGGCGCGCTAACCCGCAACGGGGCGCTGGGCGACGCGACCCGCGGCACGCGCGAGGCCGGCGAGGCCCTGATCGAAGGGGCGATTGCCGAGCTTGGGGAAATGGTGGGATTCCTGCGCGAGCACGCACCGCGATGGAATGGCCCGCCAAACGGCCAGCTGCGGTGGGGGCGCCGCGAGAGAGGCTAG